Part of the Bacteriovorax stolpii genome, TGTTAGATAGTTTTTCAGCTTCTGCCATAACAGCAGTTCTTTTCTCAGCAATTTCTTTTAGAAGAGTTGATCTCTTAGCATCATAGTCTGAGCTCATCTTCTCTTCAGCGCCATTAAGAATTTCTTTTTCTTTTGCAAGAATTTCAGCTTTCTTCTTTGAAGCGATTGCTTGTGAATCTTGGTGAGTTTTTTCTACTGAACCTTTGTATTGCTCAGCTAGGTCTTCTGCCTGTTTGTAGATGTGGTGAGCGTGTGATTCTAACTTTGTTGTCTTGCTCTCGCGAAGATCTAAAACCTCTTGAAGCTTCTTGAACAGAAGTGGTGCAATGATGTTGAAGAAAACGACGAATAAAGCAAATTGGACAAGGAAAGTAGCATCGATCTTAAGTGAGTTTAAAATAGTGACAATCGTGTTCATGGTTATGAAAACCCCGTTTTCTTTTTAGCAATAAAATATTTATTGAATTGAACTGATAATTTTTTCCACTAATTGATAATGTTTTAGCGGGTTTTCGTCAAGGTAATTTAAAGGTTATACGCTTTTATCGCGCACTAGGTCTGAGTGTTTTTTTTATCGCGCATTTTGGTCGTTCCGTGGAAAATAACGCCCTCTTCCACAATAAGACTTGGTGTAGTGATAATGCCTTCAAAACGGGCAGGCTTAAGAATTTCAACACGTGAGCTGGCCTTAATGTTCCCTTTTACGGAACCGGCGATGATGATAATGTTTGCGTTAATATCTGCGTTAATTACAGCGCCCTCAGAAATGACGACTGTGTCGTTAGAAAAAACTGAACCGTTGACGATCCCCGCAATTCTGGCCGTGCCGTTGAAAGATAAATTTCCTTCAAACTTACACCCTTCTTCGATAATTGCTGAAACTTCCCCGCGACGTCTTTCCATAACGATGCTTCCTCAAATAAAAAGTGGTCCCATAGGACCACTTTATTAGTTCATGTCATTTAATTCTACTTTGAAAGTAGGAACTCATAAATATCGTTAAATTCTGCCTCATTAGAGAATTTAAGTGAAATAGTCCCCGATCCATTCTTGCCACTTGTAAGCGAGTAATGGAATCCTGTTTTCTGCTCAAGAGTCTTTCTAAATTGATCAAGTTTTTCATCGAAAAATGGATTTTTTCTAGAGTCTTTCTCTTTAAGCGGTTTTTTGGCCTTTAGGGCCTGTTCTAACTCACGGACTGACCATGACTTAGCTACGGCTTCGTTAGCGAGTCTAATGGCATCCTCGCGCTCTTTAACAGAGGCCAGGATTTTAGCGTGACCAAAAGATAAAACTTCTTTCTGAAGAAGATCGATAACTGGCCTTGGAAGATTGAGCACGCGAAGGAAGTTCGCGACTGTCGATCTTTCTTTACCCAACTTTTTTGCTACGTCTTCTTGAGTCAGCTTGTATTCGTTCATTAGTTGATAGTAAGCAAGAGCTTCTTCAACACAGTTAAGGTCAGAGCGCTGAACGTTTTCGATGATCGACATGATCATCTTCTCGCGATCAGTAGCTCTCTTCACGACAACTGGAACTTGTTCTAATCCGATTTTTTTCGAAGCGCGAAGTCTTCTTTCTCCGGCTACAAGTTCATATTCACCGTTATCTAATTCAGCAACGATTAGCGGCTGAATGATTCCGTTTTCTTTAATTGATTCTGCAAGCTCTTCAAGATCTTTTTCTTTGAAGATTTTTCTAGGTTGATTCGGGTTTGTTTTAATTGCGCCAATATCAACTAGAAGTGGAGTGTTCTCTACTCTGATTTCGATTTCTTTTTCCACCGGCACAGCTGGAGCGTTTTCATTTCCAAAGTGAGCGTTGTAAGTGTTGTTCACCACTGGTGCAGGAGCTGCGTCCTGAAGAAGTGATGCGATCCCTTTACCTAATGCAATTTTCTTTGCCATTGTTTTTATTCCTTATTGTTCAAAAGCTGGTGGTTCATCAAAGTTGATTTTCTCAAGATCCGGAATCGAACTCATGATTAAATCTTCTGCTGGTTTTTCTTCGCCAACTTCTTTTACTGGAGCAACTGTACCTTTAGTACGCTCCTTAAGAATAATTTCCTTGGCCAATGCTAGGTAGGCTTCACTGCCCTTTGATTCAATATCGTAAAGGATGACTGGTTTTCCGAATGAAGGACACTCAGCAAGTTTTACGTTTCTTGGAATGATCGTTTTGAAAACTGTATCACCGAAGTGAGTTTTAATTTCTGTTGCTACTTGCTTATGTAGACCTGATCTCGAGTCGAACATAGTAAGAAGAATTCCATCTAACTCCAGGTTTGGATTGAGAGATGTTCTGATTAAGCGAACAGTATTTAATAACTGCGCCAGACCTTCCATTGCTAAATATTCAGTTTGCATTGGAACAATATAAGAGTGAGCTGCATTTAGTGCGTTCACTGTTAAAAGTCCTAGAGAAGGAGGACAGTCGATAATGATATAGTCGTAGTCTTTATCTACTGATTTGAAAGCTTGTTTTAGTTTTGATTCGCGAGCAAATAAGCTCACTAGTTCAATTTCTGCTCCTGAAAGGTTGTTATCAGAAGGACAGATATCAAAATATGGAAGTTCACTGTGGTAAATTGCTTCTTTAATATCAATTTGCCCGATTAGAGCGTGGTAAATATTTTTTCCAGCAAATGTTTCTTTTGCCAAACCAATACTTAGACTTCCGTTTCCTTGTGGATCGAGGTCAATTAGTAGAGTTCTTTTCTCAGCTACTGCTAGACACGCCGCAAGATTAACTGATGAAGTTGTTTTACCTACTCCACCTTTTTGGTTCATCATCGCAATAATTTTAGCCATTTATGGGTCCCCTTTTTGACTATTTAGACGATATTTATAACTTTTTTTTCACTTAAAGTAACGATGAAAGTTTAATAATTTTTTCTTTCGTCATTGTTCCACGTAGAACTTTTCTATTCTTAAACCCTAACAGGATGCGTCCTTCAGTTCCTGGCACATCGTATGATTTTTCTTCAATCATCTCCCAATCTTTTTCCAGAAGTTCTTCGACATCTTCCAGCTCATAAAAGTTTGGTCCTTTATAGAAAAAAACGTAGACGGTTTTATTTGTGCGGATCATCGGTAAATAGTCCGCCACTTTTCCCACGGCCTTAAAAGTAATCATGGCATCGACATCGAAGTCCACAGTCTCCAAGCGCTGATGTTTTAGCTTGGCATTTTTTAGACCAAGAGTGTCTGCGATTTTTTGAACGACCTGAGCTTTTTTTGCGCGGGCATCAAATCCCAAGAATTTTTTATCCGGATTCGTGAAGGCCAAAGGTAGGATGGGAAACCCTCCCCCGAAACCAACGTCCACCAGGATTTTTGTTTTTTCCAGACAGTTTTTGAAAACCTTGCTCTCTGTTTCTGGAAGGACTGAGTCTACGATCTGTTTTTGGTAAAACTCTTCTGGCGAATCGATTCTTGTTAAATTGATCCCGGCAAACTCACCAGTCAAAAGATCGAGGTATTTTTTAGCGAATTCTTTCATTATTTTTCCTAAACCAGGTTTCCGGCCACGTATGCTAGGGTAGCGGGTCTGATTCCTTCAATTCTTTGCAATTGACCGAAAGTTTCCGGCCTGATTTGCTTGATTCTGAGTTTGCACTCAAAAGAGATGTTTTTTGATTCAGCCAGGACTTCCCAGTTGATCTTCTTTTTGCTCATACGATTAATCTTTTCACTTTCAATGACGGCCCTATCAATATAGCCCTCATACTTGGCCGCGATTGCCACAGTTCGAACAACGTCCGGATGAAAACTTGCACCCATTCTCAGTGTTTCGTTCATTAGAACTTGAACTGGATTTAGATTCGGGCGACGAAGAAGTTCTTTGAAGCTAATATTGCTTTCAAGTGATCCGTACCCTACTTCAGCGAAATATTCTTTTGTTTCTGCCGTTGTTGCATAAAACATCGTCGTTTCGATTAAGTTTTCCAGAATTGTGATTTCATCAAGGATGCTTTCCTGGAAATAATCCAGTTTTCCGCTTAATCCAAGCGCCTTTCTGTATTTATTCATTCTCTGGATTGTATTATCTTCTCTCACGTAAAGGCGGTTTTCTGATCTCGCAGTAAAGAGTCTATAAGGTTCATCTCTTTTATTCGTGACCAAATCTTCGATCATGACTCCAATATAAGAGTCATTCCTATCTAAAATGAGTGATTCTTTTCCTAAAAAAGCCAAAGAAGCATTAATTCCAGCGATAATTCCCTGCCCTGCCGCCTCTTCATATCCAGAAGTCCCACAAACTTGTCCCGCAAAATATAGTCCTGGAATAGATTTATACTCCATTAAGCGAGAAAGTTCAGACGTATCGACAACATCGTACTCAACGGCGTAGCCGTGAACGAGAATTTTTGCTTCTTCAAGACCAGAAATAGTTCTAATAAAGCTTTCCTGAACATCTTTTGGTAGCGAAGTCGAGACTCCATTTGGATAAATCGTCTCTAGATTTAATCCTTCTGGCTCAACAAAGACGTGGTGAACGTCTTTTTCTGTGTATCTGAAGGCCTTATCTTCAATAGAAGGACAATATCTAGGCCCAATTCCCTTGATCTGCCCATTGAAAATGGGAGATCTTTCTTTGTTTGCACGAATAATGCTTAAAGTTTCTGAATTTGTCCTCGTGAGATACATTGAAATCTGTTCAGAGTTTCTAGAGAACGGCTCACTCATGGAGTGGAAGTTTCTTGTACCGAAGTCACTCTCTTGGGGCTCGAGTTTAGAATAATCGATCGTCTTTCTATCGATTCTCGGAGGAGTTCCGGTTTTAAATCTATTTGGAAGAGTTTTAATTTCAGAAAATAAATCGTTCAGACCTACAGATTGCTTACACTCTACTCTTCCGCCAAGAGTTTGTTCTTCTCCTGTGTGAAGCTTCCCATTTAAAAAAGTTCCTGTCGTAACGATCACCTTTGAAGCTGAGAAGGTATTTCCCTCTTCAGTTTCAATAATGAATTTATCTTCATTTCTTACGACCTTCACCATCTGGCGAATGATCGTTAAATTCTCCTGAGTCGAGAGAAGTTCTTCGGCATATTTCGTATAAAGTTCTTTGTCGACTTGGACTCTTGTTGATTGAACGGCAAAGCCTTTTGACTCATTCAGGGTTCTATATTGAATGCCGGCTTTGTCGGCGACAATTCCCATCATTCCGCCAAGGGCGTCGATCTCTCGAACCACTTGCCCCTTCCCCACTCCGCCAACGGCTGGGTTGCAAGGAGTCGAAGCAAGACTTGCTCCGGGACCAGAAATCAGACCAACCCTTAGTCCGAACTGCGATGAAATCCATGCGGCTTCACTTCCAGCGTGACCGCCACCAATGATTAAAATATCGAAAGAATTATTCATAATTTTTTGTTCCACGTAGAACAATGGCCAGAAAAAATGCGAAGCATTTTTACCAGCTAGTTAAAGAGTTCTGGCCATCACTATTACTTTAACGCAAGGTTTTTGGCTACTTCCCAATACAAAAATTCGCAAAGATTGAATTAAGTACATCGTCTGGAGAGACAATTCCAATAAGCTCTGTAAGCGAATGTCCTAGAATATTGACCTCTGAAGAAAGAATGGCTACGTCATCTAACTCATTGATATTATTTGAAAAATCGACGGATTTACTATAAATTTTATTGATTACCGTACGATGCCTATCGAGTAATATCGGGTTGTTAGCCGTCATTTTTTCAAATTTTTGCTGAATGTGCGCTTTTAGAAATGGTTCTATAGGGGCACTCTGTTCAAAGTTGGGATGCGGTCCTGTCGGACCTGGTTCTATAGGACCATTATTTTTCAAAAGTGGTTCTATAGGACCAATATTTTTCAAAAGTGGTTCTATAGGACCAATATTTTTCGAAAGTGGTTCTATAGGACCATTGTTTTTCGAAAGTGGTTCTATAGGACCAAAATTTGTCAAAAGTGGTCCCATAGGACCAGAAATAGTAAGTGGTTCTATAGAACCAAAATCTCTATTTTCGAATGTCGCTTTTGCTACAAATTTTGTCTTAATGAGAGAGAAATCTATCTCCTCTACGATCGATGAAAAATCGCTTTTATCAGAGTGAGAAACGACTAAAAAATCAAAATCAATATCCGTAAATTTCTTCAAATATTCAGGATTAGTTTCGTAAGGATTTACGATCAAAATTTTATAAAAAGCACGGGCCAAAATCCCCATGGCCCTATCGATTCCGATGTTTTCAATCACGTCGCTCGATTCACGAATTCCGGCCGTATCGACCAGCTTAAAATTGGTCCCATCGATATGAATCACTTCAGAAACGTAATCGCGAGTGGTCCCAGCGATATTTGAGACAATAGAACGGTCGTGCTTTAAAAGAATATTAAAAAGGGAGCTTTTCCCTGCATTGGTCTGCCCCACTAGGACAATTTCCGGAGCTAAAAGAGAAGAAACATTCCCTTCTGTGCGAGTCTTTAGAGCAGAAATTAGTTTAAAGAATTTATTGAATGAATCCTGGAATAACTTTTGAGTTTCTTCTGCCCCTACATCCTCTGAGAAATCGATTGAAATTTCTACGGCAGCCTTCAGTTTTAAAAAGGCATCATATAGGGCCAGGTATTGGGCATGCAAATCCCCTTGCAGAATATCTAAACCTTGCAAAAGCATCAGGCTTGAGTTTGCATTCAGGAGCATATCCAAACCTTCAACTTGAGAAAGGCTCAGTTTTTTATTTTTTAAAGCACGATAAGTGAATTCTCCCGGATGAGCCGCACGGAAATCTCCATTTTTGATGAAAAGATCAAGAATTCTTTGAATATTGAGCTGGTTTCCGTGGACCGATAGCTCCAGGACATTTTCCCCGGTGTAACTTCCCCCTTCAGGAAAAAAAACCATCAGGCCATTATCATAGACTTTTCCATCTGATTCGATGTTTGTCAGGTGAGACATGCGAGGCTTAACTTTTTCGAGGGAGAATGAGAAAAATTTTTGAAGATCGAGGAGTTTTTTGAAACCAGTAAGTCTGATAACTGCAATTGCAGTATTGGAACTAGTTCCAGTACTGCAAGCAATTATAGGTTGATCATCGGTAAAAAAATTCATAAGGCTTCATATACTATGAAAACCTAATCGGCCATCTTGTAAACGATCATCTGCTGGAAAATACCTACAGTCGTCGATACGAAAATGTATAGAACAAGACCAGCTG contains:
- a CDS encoding bactofilin family protein, with the translated sequence MERRRGEVSAIIEEGCKFEGNLSFNGTARIAGIVNGSVFSNDTVVISEGAVINADINANIIIIAGSVKGNIKASSRVEILKPARFEGIITTPSLIVEEGVIFHGTTKMRDKKNTQT
- a CDS encoding ParB/RepB/Spo0J family partition protein, which translates into the protein MAKKIALGKGIASLLQDAAPAPVVNNTYNAHFGNENAPAVPVEKEIEIRVENTPLLVDIGAIKTNPNQPRKIFKEKDLEELAESIKENGIIQPLIVAELDNGEYELVAGERRLRASKKIGLEQVPVVVKRATDREKMIMSIIENVQRSDLNCVEEALAYYQLMNEYKLTQEDVAKKLGKERSTVANFLRVLNLPRPVIDLLQKEVLSFGHAKILASVKEREDAIRLANEAVAKSWSVRELEQALKAKKPLKEKDSRKNPFFDEKLDQFRKTLEQKTGFHYSLTSGKNGSGTISLKFSNEAEFNDIYEFLLSK
- a CDS encoding ParA family protein encodes the protein MAKIIAMMNQKGGVGKTTSSVNLAACLAVAEKRTLLIDLDPQGNGSLSIGLAKETFAGKNIYHALIGQIDIKEAIYHSELPYFDICPSDNNLSGAEIELVSLFARESKLKQAFKSVDKDYDYIIIDCPPSLGLLTVNALNAAHSYIVPMQTEYLAMEGLAQLLNTVRLIRTSLNPNLELDGILLTMFDSRSGLHKQVATEIKTHFGDTVFKTIIPRNVKLAECPSFGKPVILYDIESKGSEAYLALAKEIILKERTKGTVAPVKEVGEEKPAEDLIMSSIPDLEKINFDEPPAFEQ
- a CDS encoding 16S rRNA (guanine(527)-N(7))-methyltransferase RsmG — protein: MKEFAKKYLDLLTGEFAGINLTRIDSPEEFYQKQIVDSVLPETESKVFKNCLEKTKILVDVGFGGGFPILPLAFTNPDKKFLGFDARAKKAQVVQKIADTLGLKNAKLKHQRLETVDFDVDAMITFKAVGKVADYLPMIRTNKTVYVFFYKGPNFYELEDVEELLEKDWEMIEEKSYDVPGTEGRILLGFKNRKVLRGTMTKEKIIKLSSLL
- the mnmG gene encoding tRNA uridine-5-carboxymethylaminomethyl(34) synthesis enzyme MnmG, translating into MNNSFDILIIGGGHAGSEAAWISSQFGLRVGLISGPGASLASTPCNPAVGGVGKGQVVREIDALGGMMGIVADKAGIQYRTLNESKGFAVQSTRVQVDKELYTKYAEELLSTQENLTIIRQMVKVVRNEDKFIIETEEGNTFSASKVIVTTGTFLNGKLHTGEEQTLGGRVECKQSVGLNDLFSEIKTLPNRFKTGTPPRIDRKTIDYSKLEPQESDFGTRNFHSMSEPFSRNSEQISMYLTRTNSETLSIIRANKERSPIFNGQIKGIGPRYCPSIEDKAFRYTEKDVHHVFVEPEGLNLETIYPNGVSTSLPKDVQESFIRTISGLEEAKILVHGYAVEYDVVDTSELSRLMEYKSIPGLYFAGQVCGTSGYEEAAGQGIIAGINASLAFLGKESLILDRNDSYIGVMIEDLVTNKRDEPYRLFTARSENRLYVREDNTIQRMNKYRKALGLSGKLDYFQESILDEITILENLIETTMFYATTAETKEYFAEVGYGSLESNISFKELLRRPNLNPVQVLMNETLRMGASFHPDVVRTVAIAAKYEGYIDRAVIESEKINRMSKKKINWEVLAESKNISFECKLRIKQIRPETFGQLQRIEGIRPATLAYVAGNLV
- a CDS encoding tRNA modification GTPase, with product MNFFTDDQPIIACSTGTSSNTAIAVIRLTGFKKLLDLQKFFSFSLEKVKPRMSHLTNIESDGKVYDNGLMVFFPEGGSYTGENVLELSVHGNQLNIQRILDLFIKNGDFRAAHPGEFTYRALKNKKLSLSQVEGLDMLLNANSSLMLLQGLDILQGDLHAQYLALYDAFLKLKAAVEISIDFSEDVGAEETQKLFQDSFNKFFKLISALKTRTEGNVSSLLAPEIVLVGQTNAGKSSLFNILLKHDRSIVSNIAGTTRDYVSEVIHIDGTNFKLVDTAGIRESSDVIENIGIDRAMGILARAFYKILIVNPYETNPEYLKKFTDIDFDFLVVSHSDKSDFSSIVEEIDFSLIKTKFVAKATFENRDFGSIEPLTISGPMGPLLTNFGPIEPLSKNNGPIEPLSKNIGPIEPLLKNIGPIEPLLKNNGPIEPGPTGPHPNFEQSAPIEPFLKAHIQQKFEKMTANNPILLDRHRTVINKIYSKSVDFSNNINELDDVAILSSEVNILGHSLTELIGIVSPDDVLNSIFANFCIGK